A single window of Cryptococcus tetragattii IND107 chromosome 4 map unlocalized Ctg04, whole genome shotgun sequence DNA harbors:
- a CDS encoding peptidyl-prolyl cis-trans isomerase — MSFARRFVSTASTMSQVYFDIAINNAPAGRITFKLFDDVVPKTARNFRELCTGQNGFGYAGSGFHRVIPQFMLQGGDFTNHNGTGGKSIYGNKFADENFKLRHDRPFLLSMANAGPNTNGSQFFITTVVTSWLDGKHCVFGEVTSGQELVKKIESYGSDSGKPKAKITITASGTV; from the exons ATGTCCTTTGCTCGTCGCTTCGTCTCCACCGCCAGCACCATGTC CCAGGTTTACTTTGACATTGCCATTAACA ATGCCCCTGCCGGCCGAATCactttcaagctcttcgacGATGTTGTCCCCAAGACTGCCCGAAACTTCCGAGAGCTCTGTACCGGCCAGAACGGCTTCGGTTACGCCGGCTCTGGTTTCCACCGAGTGATCCCCCAGTTCATGCTCCAGGGTGGTGAC TTCACCAACCACAACGGTACTGGCGGCAAGTCCATCTATGGCAACAAGTTCGCCGACGAGAACTTCAAGCTCCGTCACGACCgacctttcctcctctccatgGCCAACGCCGGTCCCAACACCAACGGCTCTCagttcttcatcaccaccgTCGTTACCTCTTGGCTCGACGGTAAGCACTGTGTCTTCGGTGAGGTCACCTCTGGCCAGGAGCTcgtcaagaagattgagtCTTACGGCTCCGACTCTGGCA AGCCCAAGGCCAAGATCACCATCACCGCCTCCGGCACTGTCTAA